The DNA segment AACCATGGCCCGAGCGGGATCCTCGAGGACTTCCGGTCTCCGCGCCGCGAATTCGACTTCTTCGTAGAGCGGCTGATCAAGAATGGCCTCATTCTCCTCATTCCGCTCTTCGCCGGGCTGGCCGGGCACCTGATTCATGTGCCCCTCGCCGCCACTCGGATCTGGACCCAACCCCGCACGCAGAGCCTGCTTGCCGATCTGCGCCACGCTCCGCTGCGGTGGAGCCACGTGGTTCTCGCGGTGCTGGCGGCTCGGCTGCTGCCGCTCATTCTCTTATACAGTGCCCTGCCTGTCGGCATCGCACTCCTTCTGCTCGCACGATCAGAGATGATTTCCAGCCTCCTGTTCCTTTTCTACTTCCCGCTGGAGATGGCGGCGGCGGGCGTGCTCCTCGGAGCGCTCGCGCTCCGCTGGAAACACATGCCGCCGATGGTCCTTGTCGCCGCTGCGGCGCCGGTCCTTCTGGCCGTGCATCCGTTCTTTCTGGGAATGATCAGCGCCGCCTTCATGTTCGGATCGCTCGGGCGAAGCGTCGTCTTCTGGCTCGACGAACCACTGGGATTGTCCCTGATGACCGCCGCAAAGCTCGCCCTCGCGGCGGGTGCCCTGTGGTGGGCGGTTCGCCGCGAGGGGGATGAGGTTTAGCGGGGTGGTTGCACGCGAACGAGTACGCGGTTTTCTTCCATCGTCTCGAACGTCACGCGGACGGGGAGGAACTTCTCGATGATCGCCGCGTTGGTTGTTGTGTGCGGCAGCGGCGGAATCGTCACGAACTCGCCACCGCCCGCAACGGCCACCGGCAGCAGAAGCTGGTCCGCCAGGTAGGGCCCAACAGGGACGTCTGCCTGCAGCCACTGCTCGGCGCGGCCGACGGCGCGGCGTGCCACGCTTTCCGCCGAAACGCGCCGCTCGCCGAACGCACTGAACATCTCGGTGATATGCTCGGCCTCGAATCGAATCATCAAGACGTTGCCCGGCCCGTGGCGTTTGCGTGTCTCGGTCAAGCGTAACTCCGAGTCGTTGAACTGGAGCGCGCGCTTCACGACGTTCAACTCGCGCGCACCGATGCCCGGATCGAGATCCGCCACAAGGGCTTCCGCCTCGCGGCTGACGATCTTGCCACGATCGAGCAATGCAATCGGCTTCAGTGCCTTCGCCGGATGCACGGTCACCTGCATCGCGCCACCGCCGGCGGGGTAGAACCCGGGACGGAGCAGACGCGCTTCGACGGATGCTCCCATTCGCGCCAACAAGGGCAAGTACACGTCCTTGATGAACGGAAACGGGGGCGCCATCGGGTTGTGCGTTCCGCCGCGCAGTTCGACGTGCGACGGTCCGTCTGCCATCAGCAACGGCAGAAGAATCGTCTGCAGCACCAGCGTCGTGCTGCCCGCCGTGCCGACGGCGAACTCGTATGTGCCGGCAACGACAGCGCCGGGATGGAATTGCACTTCAGACGCGCCGATCGCGGCGCCTTCCAGGTAACCATTGGAAATGCGCGCCGCGGCTTTCAGCGCGGTCAAGTGCTGGCGCAGCACACCGGGCTTCTTGCGGCCCGCACGAATGCGAACCATCCGAATCGGCTGCTGCGTGAGAATGGAAAGCGCGAGGGCAGATCGGATGATCTGCCCTCCGCCTTCACCTTGTGAACCGTCGATCGTGATCATTGGCTCGCCATCCCTTCGTCCCACTGCGCTTAATCCCCGGTTTCCTCGTCATTATTGCCCGTAGGAGCAATCCGAATTCGCGGCAATCAGAATCGGCAGTGCCGGCGGGAGGGAATCGCCCCCTCCTGCCGGGATCTGCACTCGCCGGTTTTCCCGCTTGTCATGCCTGTCCGCGCAAACTTCTGTCCGAGTCCTTCAGCACGAAGCACGCGCGCAATCGCGCAACTGTCTTCGCGAGTCCTGCCGTTTTGACGGTGCGCACGACTTCGCCGAAGTCCTTGTACGCCGCGGGCGCTTCGTCGCGCGGGTAGCGGCGACGATTCGACAGGATGTCGTGCTCATCGAGTTCCGCATCGATCGTGTCCTGGTCGAGCGACTTGATCGCAGCGGTCCGGCTGAGCGCGCGGCCCGCACCATGATTCACGCTGAAGCAACTTCGCTCTGCGCCGTCCTGTGCAACCATGACGACCGATCCGTCTCGCGGATTTCCCGGCAGGAGAATCGGATGACCGGTTTCGTGGAACGGCGTGTCCTTCAGCGAGAAGTGCCCGGCCGGATACGCTCGCGTTGCGCCCTTGCGATGCACGTACACTTCGCGGTTGCCGATGACTTCGCGTCGGGCGAAGTTGTGGCTGATGTAGTAGACCAGCCGCCCCGTCGTACCCGGCAACACTTCCTGAAACGCCTCCAGCACAAGCGCGTTGATCAGCAAGTGGTTGACGATCGCGAAGTTTCCGCCCATCGCCATGTCATCGAGATACTCATTGGCTCGGCGCGTTCCGAGCGGCGCGTAGACGAGCTCGCGATCGCCGCCGGGGAACGGAATCGACCACGTGCGAAAGAACTCCTGCAGCGATCGAAACTGTGCGTCGGCCAACATGTATCCGAAGCCGCGCGAGCCGCAGTGCGACAGGAACGAGACGTTTCCGTCGCGCAGTCCAAACGCATCGGCGACATCGCGCATCTCGTCTTCAACGCGCACGACGTTGCATTCACCAAAGTGGTTTCCGCCGCCGTAGGATCCAAGCTGGCGCAACTTTCCGAACACGCGATCGGCCGGAAGCGACGCGGCCAGGCGGGCGAATCGCTCGCGCAATGAATCCGCCGTTCCGTCGTGGCCTGCATGGGACGAGTCTTCGCACCGCGCGGTCCATACGACCGGGATGCCGAGCGCTTCGCAAACTTCCGGAGTTGCGCCTTCCGTCGCGACGAGGCGCCCGACATCGTTCGTGATGTAACGGCCTTTCTTCGCATGGCGCGAGCCTCGGCCGGCGCCCGTCGGTGTGCGTTCGCAGATCGCGTTGATCAGCGCGCGGCGCAGCGGGCGCTCGCGAAGCGCTTCCTCCGGAAGGTCCAGTTGAAGCAACGACATCGAGCACTTGATGTCCACGCCGACCGGTCCGGGGTAGATATGATCCGGAGAGACCACAACGCATCCGACAGGTGCACCGTAGCCAGCGTGAGCGTCGGGGTTCAGAACAACATTCTGCACGCCCGGAGCGCGGCGCGTATTGATCGCCTGGCGCAGGCACAAGTCGTCGAATCCATCGCGAATGGCTTGCGTTGCGAATACGCGGATCGGCGTTGCGCCGTCGACCGGGATCAGCGCCTCGGCTTCTGCCACATCGACCAGCATCGGGGAATTCATTTTAAGGGACTGCATTTCAAACTCCAGTTCTCTTCAGTAAGTTCTCCCGCCCTTTCCTGCGGCGACAAGTTGTTGCGAAACTTCAGACATTGCGGAATCCGCAACGCTGGTGGGTTTCGAACCCACTGGTGCCAGATGTAGTTCCGCAGGCATTCGCCGCCGAAAGATTGGGAGAAAATGGGGGCGACAAGGGTCCGGACGAGACGATACAGCAATGGTGTAGTCTCGCCTGCATTCGCCGCCATTTTCAGAGCGTGATTTCTTCGATGACTTCGACCCATTGCTTTGCGTTCATTCCACGCGCGGCGAACTGGCCGATGATTTCGAAGACGTTATCCGCGAATCCGCCGATGTTCAGCACGTCCTCTCGGTTGTAGGCTTGCGTCGAGGCGTAGGGCTGGAGATCCAGACACACCAGGCGCGCCCGCGGGTTACGGGTCTTGAAACGATTCCACTCTTCCATCGTGGCCGTTCCACGACCGCGCGCGATATCCATCCAGGACTCCGAATCCGAAACGTAGACGATCAGATCCGCCTTTGCCTTTCGCGCGTTCAGCTTTCGCAGCGGAGCCGCGCAGTTCGTTCCGCCGCCCCAGAGTCGGGCCAACGCCTCTGCGTTCTGCATGACCGTCGAGCCGCGTTCCGGCTTCCACTCCATGGCATTGCTGCCGAACGGAATCACCTCGGTTTGCGGGTTCTTCCGAACGAAGGACGCCGACACCAGGGCAGCGACATCGATGCATCGGACCGCGCTGGTTGCTCCCGGGCGGAATCCGGTGACGG comes from the bacterium genome and includes:
- a CDS encoding RtcB family protein translates to MQSLKMNSPMLVDVAEAEALIPVDGATPIRVFATQAIRDGFDDLCLRQAINTRRAPGVQNVVLNPDAHAGYGAPVGCVVVSPDHIYPGPVGVDIKCSMSLLQLDLPEEALRERPLRRALINAICERTPTGAGRGSRHAKKGRYITNDVGRLVATEGATPEVCEALGIPVVWTARCEDSSHAGHDGTADSLRERFARLAASLPADRVFGKLRQLGSYGGGNHFGECNVVRVEDEMRDVADAFGLRDGNVSFLSHCGSRGFGYMLADAQFRSLQEFFRTWSIPFPGGDRELVYAPLGTRRANEYLDDMAMGGNFAIVNHLLINALVLEAFQEVLPGTTGRLVYYISHNFARREVIGNREVYVHRKGATRAYPAGHFSLKDTPFHETGHPILLPGNPRDGSVVMVAQDGAERSCFSVNHGAGRALSRTAAIKSLDQDTIDAELDEHDILSNRRRYPRDEAPAAYKDFGEVVRTVKTAGLAKTVARLRACFVLKDSDRSLRGQA
- the rtcA gene encoding RNA 3'-terminal phosphate cyclase, with translation MITIDGSQGEGGGQIIRSALALSILTQQPIRMVRIRAGRKKPGVLRQHLTALKAAARISNGYLEGAAIGASEVQFHPGAVVAGTYEFAVGTAGSTTLVLQTILLPLLMADGPSHVELRGGTHNPMAPPFPFIKDVYLPLLARMGASVEARLLRPGFYPAGGGAMQVTVHPAKALKPIALLDRGKIVSREAEALVADLDPGIGARELNVVKRALQFNDSELRLTETRKRHGPGNVLMIRFEAEHITEMFSAFGERRVSAESVARRAVGRAEQWLQADVPVGPYLADQLLLPVAVAGGGEFVTIPPLPHTTTNAAIIEKFLPVRVTFETMEENRVLVRVQPPR